Proteins encoded by one window of Fusarium graminearum PH-1 chromosome 1, whole genome shotgun sequence:
- a CDS encoding plasma membrane ATPase, with translation MAEEKAVGAPALDTNIETGGFDEKRGQAPATHNPKAPVAEDEEPDEDMDALIEDLESEDGHEIDDDEEATPGGGRVVPEDQLQTDSRVGLTEAEVIARRKKWGLNAMKEEQENMILKFLMFFVGPIQFVMEAAAVLAAGLEDWIDFGVICALLLLNACVGFIQEYQAGSIVEELKKTLALKAVVLRDGTLKEIEAPEVVPGDILQVEEGTIIPADGRFVTEGCFCQVDQSAITGESLAVDKHHGDNCYASSAVKRGEAFVIVTATGDNTFVGRAAALVSQSAGGTGHFTEVLNGIGTILLVLVVATLLIVWVSSFYRSNGIVDILRFTLAITIVGVPVGLPAVVTTTMAVGAAYLAKKQAIVQKLSAIESLAGVEILCSDKTGTLTKNKLSLAEPFCVAGVEPDDLMLTACLAASRKKKGIDAIDKAFLKALKFYPRAKGVLSKYKVLDFHPFDPVSKKVQAVVESPQGERIICVKGAPLFVLKTVEEDHPIPEEVDSAYKNCVAEFATRGFRSLGVARKRGEGAWEILGIMPCSDPPRHDTARTINEAKRLGLSIKMLTGDAVGIARETSRQLGLGTNVYNAERLGLGGGGDMPGSEVYDFVEAADGFAEVFPQHKYNVVEILQQRGYLVAMTGDGVNDAPSLKKADTGIAVEGASDAARSASDIVFLAPGLGAIIDALKTSRQIFHRMYAYVVYRIALSLHMEIFLGLWIAILNRSLNIELVVFIAIFADIATLAIAYDNAPFSQTPVKWNLPKLWGMSVLLGVVLAVGTWIALTTMLANSEDGGIVQNFGKIDEVLFLEISLTENWLIFITRANGPFWSSIPSWQLSGAILIVDILATLFCIFGWFVGGQTSIVAVVRIWIFSFGVFCVMGGLYYFMQGSTGFDNLMHGKSPKQNQKQRSLEDFVVSLQRVSTQHEKSQ, from the exons ATGGCCGAAGAGAAGGCGGTCGGCGCACCCGCGCTCGACACCAACATCGAGACTGGCGGCTTCGATGAGAAGCGAGGACAAGCTCCCGCTACCCACAACCCCAAGGCTCCCGTcgccgaggatgaggagcccgatgaggacatggatgCCCTGATCGAGGACCTCGAGTCCGAGGACGGCCACGAgatcgacgacgacgaggaggccACCCCCGGCGGTGGACGTGTCGTCCCCGAGGACCAGCTCCAGACTGACTCTCGTGTTGGTTTGACTGAGGCTGAGGTTATCGCACGTCGCAAGAAATGGGGtctcaacgccatgaaagaagagcaagagaacATGATTCTCAAGTTCCTCATGTTCTTCGTTGGCCCTATTCAGTTTGTCATG GAAGCTGCCGCtgttcttgctgctggtcttgaagaCTGGATTGATTTCGGTGTCATTTGcgctcttctccttctcaacgcATGTGTTGGTTTCATTCAGGAGTACCAAGCTGGTTCCATCgtcgaggagctcaagaaaACTCTTGCTCTCAAGGCTGTTGTTCTCCGTGATGGCACTctcaaggagatcgaggCCCCTGAAGTCGTTCCCGGTGACATCCTCCAGGTCGAAGAGGGAACGATCATTCCTGCTGATGGTCGTTTCGTTACCGAGGGCTGCTTCTGCCAAGTTGATCAGTCCGCCATCACTGGAGAGTCTCTCGCTGTCGACAAGCACCATGGTGACAACTGTTACGCTTCTTCCGCTGTCAAGCGTGGTGAGGCCTTCGTTATCGTTACTGCCACTGGTGACAACACCTTCGTTGGTCGTGCCGCTGCTCTCGTCTCTCAGTCTGCTGGTGGCACTGGTCACTTCACTGAGGTTCTGAACGGAATTG GAACAATTTTGCTAGTTCTCGTCGTCGCCACCCTGCTAATTGTTTGGGTCAGCTCTTTCTACAGATCCAATGGCATTGTTGACATCCTCCGTTTCACCCTTGCTATTACTATCGTCGGTGTCCCTGTCGGTCTTCCCGCCGTCGTCACTACCACCATGGCCGTCGGTGCCGCCTaccttgccaagaagcaggccaTCGTCCAGAAGCTTTCCGCCATTGAGTCCCTTGCTGGTGTCGAGATTCTCTGctctgacaagactggtactctgaccaagaacaagctctcTCTCGCTGAGCCTTTCTGTGTTGCTGGCGTTGAGCCCGATGACCTGATGCTCACTGCTTGTTTGGCTGCTTCccgcaagaagaagggtattgatgccatcgacaaggctttcctcaaggctctcaagtTCTACCCCCGCGCCAAGGGTGTTCTGTCCAAGTACAAGGTTCTCGACTTCCACCCCTTTGACCCCGTCTCCAAGAAGGTCCAGGCTGTTGTCGAGTCCCCTCAAGGCGAGCGTATCATCTGTGTCAAGGGTGCCCCACTTTTTGTTCTCAAGACCGTCGAGGAGGACCACCCCATCCCTGAGGAAGTCGATTCGGCGTACAAAAACTGTGTGGCTGAGTTTGCTACCCGTGGCTTCCGAtctcttggtgttgctcgCAAGCGAGGTGAGGGTGCTTGGGAGATTCTCGGAATCATGCCCTGCTCTGACCCCCCTCGTCACGACACTGCCCGAACTATCAACGAAGCCAAGCGCCTTGGTCTCTCCATCAAGATGCTTACTGGTGACGCTGTCGGTATTGCCCGTGAGACTTCTCGTCAGCTCGGCCTCGGTACCAACGTTTACAACGCTGAGcgccttggtcttggtggtggtggtgacatGCCCGGTTCTGAGGTTTACGATTTCGTTGAGGCTGCCGATGGTTTCGCTGAGGTTTTCCCCCAGCACAAGTACAACGTCGTTGAGATTCTCCAGCAGCGTGGTTACCTTGTTGCCAtgactggtgatggtgtcaacgaTGCTCCCTCTCTGAAGAAGGCCGATACTGGTATTGCTGTCGAGGGTGCCTCCGATGCCGCCCGATCCGCCTCTGATATCGTTTTCCTTGCCCCCGGTCTCGGAGCCATCATCGACGCCTTGAAAACGTCCCGTCAAATCTTCCACAGAATGTATGCCTACGTTGTCTACCGTATCGCTCTTTCCCTGCACATGGagatcttccttggtctctggatcgccatcctcaaccGATCTCTCAACattgagcttgtcgtctttATCGCCATTTTCGCCGATATTGCCACCCTTGCTATCGCCTACGACAACGCTCCCTTCTCCCAGACTCCTGTCAAGTGGAATCTTCCCAAGCTCTGGGGTATGTCCGTTCTTCTCGGTGTTGTCCTGGCTGTCGGTACCTGGATCGCTCTTACGACCATGCTGGCGAACAGTGAGGACGGCGGAATCGTTCAGAACTTCGGTAAGATCGATGAGGTTCTCTTCCTCGAGATCTCTCTTACTGAGAACTGGCTGATCTTCATCACCCGTGCCAACGGTCCCTTCTGGTCTTCCATCCCCTCTTGGCAGCTGTCTGGCGCTATCCTGATCGTCGATATCCTTGCCACCCTCTTCTGTATCTTCGGTTGGTTCGTTGGTGGCCAGACTAGCATTGTCGCTGTTGTCCGTATCTGGATTTTCTCTTTCGGTGTCTTCTGTGTCATGGGTGGTCTCTACTACTTCATGCAGGGCAGCACCGGCTTCGATAACCTCATGCACGGCAAGTCTCCCAAGCAGAACCAGAAGCAGCGATCCCTCGAGGATTTCGTTGTCTCTCTTCAGCGTGTTTCGACCCAGCACGAGAAGTCTCAGTAA